The genome window TTCGCTCCACGTCTGCTTGACGTGTAACTGTGACTGAGCAGATGTACAGTCTGTGTGGTGTTGATAGGTTGTttctgcccccaagtggccaaataATCCATTATCACAGGTTTCTGATAAATTTAACTGCAAATAAATGTTATAGGTCAGCCTATCAGGAAGCACAGGCCTCCCATAGATTACTGACCTGCgctgaaataaaactgttccattattttattatatacgACTGCAGCTGAAGAGGCAACTCGCTTGGTTAGCCAGCTACTTGCTGTTAGCTGCGTTAGCTAATCCAAGCGGCTGGATTTTGCTAGTTTCTCAAAGCTCTACAACGGACATATGGCGAGTTAGCATGATTCGCTGCAGTCCCACCGTAATTTGCATGTAGTTGTTCATATTTGTTATTTCCTTTGGACTGTTGCAGAAAGTCCGGCCCAAGTCCTCGACTCCAGCAGCCTCAGACAACTTCACCAAATCCTCCACAGGCTTGCATGACCAactgagagagatgaagaaggtGGTCACGTTgaaatctgctcacatatggccaataatagtgacaaatacatttaaataactaCAAACTGTCGTGCAGCCCCTTTAATATCTCTCTGTTGAGTATCACTGTTCCTCATGATCCCACATCATAATTGAATCCCCAGAGCAGGTTTGATGGACAGTCCAGCAGTCGAGCGGTCGTCGCTCAGGCTACGATGTGTGACAGCACATGTATTAATGCAGCGGCAGCGTTGGAGGGTCAAGTTAACCAAAGCATACCGCTGCACCAAAGACatgtcactgtctctctcctctccaaagCCACATCGCTGCCTCTCTCCCCCGTGATCTAAAGAGCATGAAAGGACAGCCACTCTCcccttctgtctgctgctctttcTTCACGCAGCGCCTCCGACTGTGTGTGATCCGGAGGTGTGACACTTTCCCAGTAGCCCACAGGTATCCGTTACCCAGCCAGGAGCCTTGGCACGCTGCCCACCGCCCTACCTGTCTCAGGAGGGCACAAAAGAGGGATGCCGTGCGAGGATCTCCTCTTCAGCCCTGCCAGACTGTGTGACCCCTGCTGACACCTGCACACCAGCAGAGCCCCGAGGGAAGCAGGAGGCCAGAGGCTTCACGGCTGATCCGCCTTTTCATCTTGACTGTCTGTACGAAGAGACCCGGCTCAGATCATCACCACCTCTGTGCCCGTAGTATCACTGCAGCTCGTGAAACCATCACAGAATATGACTTTCAGCAGGACGAGGGTGTGTTAGGATCGGGCCTCACCCTCTACATCCCCCAATCTAATTGCATATttattctgtttcctgtttcctgtctcctaAAACCTCATTTCAGATCCTTCAGACCTTTGGATGCACGCCACTTCACTTAAACCAAGGCGTTCCGTGCAACAATCATTCTTGacgtgcatttgttttaaatataaaaaaaacccaaaacaaatgtCTTGCTCCAGTTATTATTTTGGGCCCCATGTGACCCAGGTGGGGGCCATAACTTCccacctgaacacaaacatccaGGACGACAGGTTGTGACGCCTGTGATGAGTAACTTTGTCTACTTTGGTGTCATCTAGTGGCCTAAATCTGTAAATACTGGTGTTCAGTGCTCATAAGTAAATATCATGAACAGGCACAGATGACTGGTCAGGTCATCAGGTACCAGCGAGGACAAtatgctgtttgtttgaattatCCATTAGAATTATATCAGCAGACTTTAAGGTTGTATTAATGAACAATTAACCTGGTGCCTGAATTTAAACTAAATGTTCCAAATCTTCTTATCCACAGAGACTAGAATGCCGTCAATAATTATAACTTTCACATTATGTTCTCATTTACAAAAGGAGTCGCAGTATTTTCGTCTCCAGTGTCACATCACTCAGTTACTTGGCATCTGAAACAGTCTGTgattgcataaaaaaaacacacacacagacacaaaaacaaaagaatgaaTTCCAACATTTAGTTCTTGTGTTGTGAAATGATGTTTTccagagaacagaaacaaagtcaGACGGAGAAGTGAAGCTGACTGCGGCCCCGAGGCCGTTTGGACGGTGTGTGTTCATCTGATAGGCTGCGAGATTATCAGACGAGGTTCACAGGAGTCACGTTAGGACGCTGAACTAAACTGACCCCGATGTCACTTGGAATTGTGTTTTCGCTCGGTGGTTAGCTGAGTGCTGCTCAGCCACGCATGTGGACGTCCAGCTCCACTAAACTGCTGTGGTTTGATTCCACTGAGCTCAAAGAGTGCGTCCCCGGAGGAAGGACAATCAGTTTTACATACCTGTAGATACAACACAGTCATAGTGAGACAGTGTTGTGACAGTGATGTTTAATAATGTACTGGCAGTGTGTGCTTGTTCATAAGGGATgatacaaacattttattggtGATGAATCAGATCATGCTTATAAACTAGATATAAACCTTTAATCAAGCTAATTTCCCTCATTAATTATTTCTACAAGTCTACAAGTCTACAAGTCACCTGTGGGACCCTCACCTGTCTGCAGACAGGTGTGTCTGGGCCCTCAGTCGTCCAGTTTTGCCTCTAGAAGTCACATAAAATGACTCTGAATGGTCGGTGCAGCCAGTGACATCACTATCACCATCGCtaacactgaacacatttagCACGTCTTCACTGGAGCTGATGTTTTTCATGCACGCAGCATCGCGGCTTCGCTCTAACTGGaccataaaacacaacatgttccCATTTCCACGTTGAAAAGACGCTGAGCGCGCCACAATCCTTTAAGCTcatgattcatttttattacagATTTCAGCATGTCGTCCTGATGACTCATAATTCTTGATCAGCCGGTTGGACTTTGCCTGCCACCAAATCACACACGGCCAATTCAAAGACGATATGACGTGGATGATATCATACGAGCGGATCAACGTCCAGCACAACGTGGTGCCTGGacactgatttatttcagccgcttttgaaataaatcagaattAACCTGAAAATCTTCTGACTTCCTTTGAACAGAATCTTGTTGAGAATTACAGTCTGTGGTTTGCTGCAGCCAACATTTTCATATGGTGTCTATTTGAGTTATACAAGGGCTGATAAATGGGGCCCGAGGGGGTTTATCTACAGAACCCAGGACCCCAGTGAGCTGGCTCCACTGGAGAAACCTGCGCCGAGCCCGGGTCTCCTCATATGGCCTCCAAATGTGCACCATCAAAGAAACCGCATAAacacttcatttacatttttaataacacgcacacaaagaTTCCTCATAGAAATATGTAAGTGCTCTGAAACTGGGACCAGAGTCACACATGTGGCTCCGATGAGCTACTGGCTGAGGCCGAGCCGCTGACGCACTCTTCAGGCCCTTAAATTAAGTCATCAGAAACGTATTAAGTCGGGGTGTTAGGTTAGGTTGGTCAGATTTCGtgctttcatttcaaaaatatcAATCTAGTGGTTCTCATAAATATCATGAGAGCAACTGTAGGAACGGCGAGGAAATATTTTAACGATGAATCCAAATGAAGTGGTCAAAAAGCTTCGTGTTCAACACCAGCGCCGGTGAAATATCCAAATATGAAGATCCAAAACAGCTCGTCTTTGTACCAGACTCATCTCCATAACACACAGATGGTCGGGGGAGTGTATTtcctggatttatttatttgcatccTGCAGAAAAATATGGAAACAATCTCATATAATTTGTCTTTTATACCGATTCATTAGAAGGAGATCTACGTCATCCAATATTAATGAAGTCTCTCGTCTTTGTTGAGTTAAAGTTAAGTTATCCTTTAATTTAGACCAGCAGGGaagtcctcttcctcctcctactcctcctcctcctcctcctcctcttcctcctcctcctcctcctcatcatctctcctcttcctcctcctcctcctcttcctcctcctactcctcctcctcctcctcctcctcttcctcctcctcttcctcctcctcctcctcttcctcctcctcctcttcatcctcttcctcctcctcttcctcctcctcctcctcctcatcatctctcCTCTCAACTATGTCAATCATgaggtttttttgtctttaatgaaaCTGCTGATTCATGATGATCCCTGTCTGAGCCCAAAAGTCCCGTGTGCTCCAAACTGAACTAATAAAGCAGACGATTATCTTTTTGTACAGGGGCCAAAGTATTAGAATAAAACTCCAgttttcagacttttactcaGGTTATAGTTGACAGTCCACTGTTGCCCTCAGCTTCTCTTGTAGATGACTGAGAATCATCCTCATCAAGATATTTCGAGGAGgagaataaaatcaaatgagactcttgctgtgaaatgttgtgaCAGCTCGTCCACGTGACGGCTGCACGCGGAGGAATTCCCCCTCACTGACTCTGCTACCTCTCTCACCTTTGCCCTACATCTCATTACAGAGGCTGACGTCACCTCGCCGCGCTACATCTCGCGATAATGATAGAATATAAATACAGCTGCTGACGCTCCTCACGTAGTATCAGTGAGCTCAGTGACAGTCTGGACACACTCGAGACTGACGGTAAGTAACTTTAAAGTCTCTTATAACGACCTGACAGCTGATTTAAACCTTCATTATGCTGCTTATTATCATGTAGCTAACAGGATACGGAAGTATCACACTGACTGTGTGGTTTTATTGCGTTAATGtcgatgttttttgtttgttttctagcTGAAATGTTTCCTTTCCTTGTACTTTTGAGAATGAAAGCGTCTCATGTTCGTGTCCTCTCCCCGCAGGTTTTGTTTCAGGCGAcatggcagcagctgcagttatcCCAAATCAAGtaagtgtgaaaaaacaaataaacttttatcttattttgttaATATGTGTGGAAACCGGAAGTGAATATGAGCTGGAGAACAAACACTAGAAAAGTGCTTCTACATGTTTAGATGTAAGagatgtaaaacataaaatccataCAATTAATCTTAAAAACTAAGGATCAGTGTCCAGTTTCCTCTGGACTTACTGGAGAACTGATATAAAGTTATTATTTGAGTGAGCAGACAGTTTccagtacagtacagtttgtGAATATGCGTCTCTGTAAGCTTTGTGTCCTGGTTGTGTTTCCGTACAGAATGTGGTGGAGAGGGTGACCAGCCTCCCTCTGGTCAGCTCCACCTGTGACCTGGTGTCCACCGTGTACTCCAGCACCAAGGACACCCACCCTTACATCAGGACCGTGTGTGAGGCCGCCGAGGTTGGCGTGCGAAACATCACGTCTGCGGTGTTCACCACTGCGTCGCCCATCATCGGCAAGCTGGAGCCTCAGAGTACGAAACCTCTCCAGTCTGATTATTGTTGTTATAGATTACCTGATGAAGGAGACGTGGCGTAAATGTTTTAAGGTCATCACAAACATAGTGAAACTGTGAGGATGATTCTGTGCTGACCCACTGAGTCACACAGATTgcagtgaaacaggaagtgcaaGTCAGGACGCTTACTCATCGTGATCTTTCACCCAGTTTCTCTGTTCACTCGATATCACCCAGGTACCAGTTATAAATACCTGATGCAATTCTTTAGAAATCTCTGACTGATTCTTTGACATCGTTGTTTCCTGCAGTTGCCCTCGCCAATGACCTGGCCTGTAAGGGTTTGGACAAGATTGAGAGAACCTTGCCCATTCTTCACCAGCCGTCTGAGCAGGTACGttcacaggtcagaggtcatcaaGACAGATTACACAACGTCAGCGTGGGCTGATCTGTGTCTCCGTCCTGTGTTTCCCAACCACTGTTTCCTCACCAACATTTGGCTGATGTTTGTCCCTGCCCAGATTGTTTCCAGTGCCAAGGATGTGGTAACCAGCGCTAAAGACGTCATGACGGGCACGGTGTCCGGCGCCAAGGACACGGTCTCAGACACTCTGACCAGCGCCGTGGAGAAGACGAGGGGAGCGGTGCAAGGCGGGGTGGAGAGGACCAGGGCTGTTGTGAGCGGGAGTGTCAGCACGGTGCTGGAGAGCAGAGTGGCCCGGCTGGTCAGCAGCGGAGTGGACTCGGCCCTCAGCACCTCTGAGAGTCTGGTGGACCAGTACCTGCCGCTGACGGAGGACGAGCTGGGTGAGTGGGACCACCAACATCGCTGTAGTGGAGTGACGTTTCATGAatcatgtttaaataaataaaaaacaaagaagaaataagGCGAGGGAGATTATCTTGTTCTGTAACAGGCTGTATCAGTGATTAACAGTCAGCTGGAGTTTGTTAACAGAACTTATCGgattattctcctctgagaatCAAAGTTTACATAAGTGGcctgtttttctccatcattAGGGGACAAGTTGTTTAGAGTGAACTTCCGCTGAATCCAAGTTCACATGGATTTGTTTTGAGGGGACTGACCAGTTGAATAATTAACCTACATTCCTCACGGCCTTCACAGCCTCCAGCTACGTTTACACGGACAAAAAGCTTCCCAAACATCTTAAACAGAACTCAAAGAAATcctatgttgtttttctcatgtttccGTTCCTCATGACAGAGCTGGAGGCCAAAACTGTGCGAGGCTTTGATGGGAGGGAGCCGAGCTACTATGTCCGCCTGGGTTCACTCTCCACCAAGCTGAGGAAGCGGGCC of Acanthopagrus latus isolate v.2019 chromosome 10, fAcaLat1.1, whole genome shotgun sequence contains these proteins:
- the plin2 gene encoding perilipin-2 gives rise to the protein MAAAAVIPNQNVVERVTSLPLVSSTCDLVSTVYSSTKDTHPYIRTVCEAAEVGVRNITSAVFTTASPIIGKLEPQIALANDLACKGLDKIERTLPILHQPSEQIVSSAKDVVTSAKDVMTGTVSGAKDTVSDTLTSAVEKTRGAVQGGVERTRAVVSGSVSTVLESRVARLVSSGVDSALSTSESLVDQYLPLTEDELELEAKTVRGFDGREPSYYVRLGSLSTKLRKRAYTRAVSRIQDAKQRSREFISELNSTVDLIEYGRKNIDGANQMVNDKLSSLVAWRSGGPNQQNDHEAEVIESRTLALARSLTQQLQTTCLTLVSSLQGLPNNIQQEALSLSRSASQMYTNFSKANRLRDVPDSVLNSSRAQLARMRDSLDNVMDYVVNNTPLNWLVGPFYPRMAPEQNQNPANGASSTQATSSSSPSSQTPREPPMEVEMESLKSQQQ